cttagaccccaaacttttgaactgctGTGTACATAAGGCAGATACACACACTTATTCATTGTGAATTGTTAAATCACTAGTGCTGAATATGAGCACTTCAGCCCAGCTGACGTTCGGGATGCCTGCAGAGTTCAGCCCTCCCAGTTCTCCAGACGCCCTCTCCCCCGTTGCTTATTTCCCATACTTGCACGGCTCCTATCTGGCAGTGGCCGCATCACTTAACGGAGGCAATGTCATGGCCACCTTTGTCAGAATGCTGGACTCATGGATCAAAGAATTTGGTAAATCAACAATTGTTAACCTTTTTGACCTTTGACCAATTTAACTTTTTATATTGTAGGTTAATCATTGATTCTTTTAAATAGAGGCAACACTCCTagagaagaaccatttttggttccccaaagaatcTTTCAGTGATAATAGTGATAATTCAGTGATAATTTCagtaataatctaaagaactttTTTACCTTTTGTATAATTGAAAGTTTCcttggatgttaaaggttcttcatggaaccttagatgccaataaagaactttttatttttgagagcGTTATATTCTTGTTGCATGTTTTTGGTTCTCAGgtgtattattataattttttttatctcatagGATTGGAAGTAAACGAGTCCAGAATCTACTCCCAGCTGATCCAGTCTGCCCTGGCACAGCCCAATACTGACCTAACTGTGACTTCGACGCTACTAGGAGAGCGGCATGACCCCACCACCAGCGCCAGTGTCTCACAAATCTCGCCCTCTAACCTCTCTCTGGGTCACGTGACTCGGGCTGTGTGCAGGGGCATTATTGAAAACATGGCCACTATGATGCCCCCTCATAGCTTGCAGGCTGCAGGGGTCAGGTGTATTATTGGCAGTGGCAGCGTTCTGTCTTGTAACCCCGTTCTGCAACAGGAAGTGGAGAGAGTGTTTCCATTTCCTGTCGTCTACGGAAAAGATGTGGACTCAGCGGTTGGAGTTGCCATGGTGTTTAAAGATCAACTTATGATGTTTGTCTCTGAGACACCTGACCTACTATAatgctctcttttttttctgtgtagttaaatgtataaataatcacattttgtaattaagtgtgtttaatttaaaaatgttttagtacATCCATCAATTTATAATTGTGTACTATATCATTAACTTagtgattcatttttttttgtctgtcaaGACCAAGGCTTTATctattgtttaatttttgtatCCATTAATTTACACTCATTATACAACTACTGTTATGTGCAATACAAaatcatttgtatttttaaagaatatttcaGAATTCCATTAAATGACTCAACAGAGCCttgaaatcacaaaatattctGTTTACAATGTTCAGTGGCATTTCAGatgttaataaacaaaaataaacaatttcatGCTGTTTTTATTCCAAATCTTTTGTTATAATTGAGTTTATGCAGTATCTTACATATACCGCATATGGCTGTAACTGAAGTTTCTGTTTGTTTCTTCAAATAACATAAAGAAGAGGAGCAAATTCTTTACCACATGTGTATTAAGAATCAACATCATGCTAAGGTTTCACTTTGCACGTGATGTATGCGCCAAACCATGTTACTGTACCACAGTCATCCAGCGTCATACAGGAAACCATACACGTTAAGAAAATGAAATTGCTCAAGAGAAATATCTCAGCAGACAAGTGCAGATGACTTGAGTGTTGCTCCTAACCAAACATGCGCTGCTCAGAGAGGTACTTTTTTGATAATATGAACAATTGATCATTTGGATAGTTAAGATATATAGTAGAATATAGTGTTGCTAGATGCAAGTGAAGCATGTTATGTAGGAGCTTGATGGTTTTTAGTGCATTGTGTGGTATATAAGTCGGACTGGATGGTTATAAATGAGCTAGGAGGCGTGGACATGGCAAAACATACATAACAACACACTCTAAAAATCAATACAACACGCCTTTCTGTAAGGCTCTCAGCAACATCAAAACATCTCGCCCTCTTCCTTTGTGAAACTAAGAGGACAAGCCATCACTATCATTGTCATTGTGTTCAAGGAATCATACCTCTAACCAGATCAGTTTAACATAGGACGGCACACTTCATCTAACAGACTAGAAAACCAAAATTGATTGGTGAGTACAAATGTTTGATACTTTATTCTTGCATTTTAATGGTTTGCCATAATTGAATGcagtatttaaatacatgtagtaaaatattaaaagaacTTTTAAAGTTGATTTTGTAAGTCCCTGTGAGATCTACTTTAGTAGCTATTTCTGCAGatcagttttaatttttgtcTTTTCACATTTGCATATTGTTTTTGCTCGATCTAAAACATGCTGAATCTTGTAATGTTATTTGTGAGATAATCTAAAGATGGTGTCTGTCTtatgtactgtttttgctgtaatgTTATCTGAATCAATTTACAGAGAGGCCATGTTATAATATTCTAGTAAGTAAGACTATCCAGCATCCTGCAATTGCATATTAGGTCCTCATCTAGCGTAAAACAACATTAAGTGATGTAATTTGTCCATCAAATATCTTTTAGACGCTGTAACAATCTGTGCTGCCTCACCCATAGAGCAGTCCAGCACATGAAGACTGAAATGATCAATTCGGTTCatgatttaaataatatttagcaTCCTACACACCCTTTCTTTATTGTGATAtgcattattaaacactttttttgtcaaatctATAGAATATTTCATATCTCAGAGGTCTATTTTATGGTTATCTTTTGTGTTTATAGTTTAAATGCCCTAAATGAGAAGCAGTGATTGGATGCTCTCATGAATTTCATCTCcctaaatattttaacaatttgaGTTCTTGTTTAATGTGCAAGTGAGATACAAGTATGCTCAGATCATTTATATATAActagtgaaactaattttgcatttccttcgaTACGGTAACTTCCTGCCACAGAGTTTCTGTCCCCTTGAATTGTTTTTGTCCCCTTCCTCTTTTGGTGCTCAGTTGATCGGTTCGCTCTTGTTCTCACAGCGCTAACTGTTAGTAGActaattttataaatgaatTGTAATTTGATTGGTCTCCTAAGAAAGAACAATCACTGAAATAGCATCCAAGCATAATTGCTGATATTAATGTTGATATTAGAATGTCAGATTGGCTTATAAAAGCAAAATCTGTGGTCTTATCTTTAAAGAAATTGATTCATGTAAAAATGAACTGTCTTTTATATACAAAACCAGCTTTGTGAGAGATGTGTGGTAAAATGTCACAAGATAGATCACATGAATTCTCAGGAACCCGGTCAAAACAGAGATGATAGTAACTTGTTTctatggatattttttccttACAAAATCAAGGGCTTTTGACCTTGTGCTACATGGTTACCTGAAGCTAGTGTAATGGAGTTTCTTAATGCAGGATTACATTTCCTAATGCTGCCATTTAGAGAATGTAATGCTATATGAAGCCATTTACAGAGGCAAGTTATAATTTTCTAAAACGCAAAATATCCAATGCATTAGACACTGCATTCTGTCACAACTGCATTTCTATGTAATCTCTGGGAAAGTTTACCATGATGGGATAATCATGGCCCATTCCCTGGATGGGATCATATAGCATGTAACAGCATGAAGAGATATCAATAATTCAGTTAGCAAAGGTCTATTAGAAATCCCCACTTGCACATATAAACTGAACCTGCTTACTTTTGTATCTTTTTTGACCTGAAAATTAAtccacattttattttgatgaagaATGGATTTGTTGTGTACCCAAGATATCCACAGATCCAGATGGGTTATGTAGGCATATAGCCTAGGCATGTATTTAGATGCTCTTATGATCATGGCTATGGAAGGCcgtttcagcataaaaacgttccagcgttactcgtcgtaattatatttttactagtaacaattaaattaaagagctctataattcaatttttactagtaacaattatgattgtagagctctctaattgaattatagagctctgcaattatattcttactagtaacaactgaattgtagagctctataattcagtttttactagtaacaattccaattagagagctctacaattcatttattactagtaagaattcaattgcagagctctgtaattcaattgttactagtaataatccaattgcagagctctacaattccaCTAGAGagctctaattcaattgttactagtaaaaactgaattatagagctctctaattgtaattgttactagtaaaaactgaattagagagctctttaattcaattcttactagtaacaattctaactacagagctctataattgtattattactagtaaaaactcctATTCATGAGATGCAAAACAGATTGCAGATTTCCCGCCTACAAAAGTgcgtttcaaaataaaagccctgTAGCGTGGTTCTAAAGTATCCTGAAATATTTTACAGACTTAGGTAACATATTAATCATGTTCACATTAAAGCAAAATTAAGATGATGCCTGAGATGAAAGCCTATTTTAGTCGTTATATTCATTCACCTTTGTATATTGGTAAAGCTAAGAGCCAAGAACACTCCATGTCACTGGACATAATATAGGGTGAAATGCCCTAAGCCACCCAAAGTGTTTTGACAAACTTGATATTAAGgagtataaattcattttaaatatttacagtgttaAGTATTGTTATGCAATAATACAGTACAAAGATCGCAATCGCTGTTGCGGAGACTCTCTATACACAAATCCGCTGCGAActctatgggcgccgccatcttgcctgccgccattactgcgtgcctgcgaagtgtgacggtgtgacacctttcttttactgtctatgtgtgacacttgccggtgccctctaatgacatttcaattaaagttcatcctgctcattaaagaaaatgtctggtgaaagggaacatgggtagatgatgccaggcagtggccaaaacttaccaataaaggtaatttattgacaacataatgtaataatgtaaaaatgtaatgtaatgtaattaagaagtgtattaattgatgacaacaataaaaccgaacgctgtcattactagctgtgttgctaatatgttcacaagcttaagtttcaaataattattaggccatccttaaaaatattcttgtttgccataacccgaccgaccctgtcaatttaggaccgacccaattaattattttttccccttttagtcccacggattttttttttactcttcaaacagctaatacaaatgcaataaaatgtgagacacacgcaattgacgcttttcacacgctctcacgccacacatccattttctcacgcacagaaaaatcgcgaagtaaagaggacacagagaccgacagactagacagagcaggttatgatagaaaaaaatctcagctctcagattctgtcaattttattacgaaattcaaacaataaataccgttttggtgcttgtaaatgtgacatgctagaaatacagattaaaaaatattacaacatcaaacgacgtataatgttatgttcttgtaaacatgtttttcaaagtggatttatgtattcacacttaccttcgtctgaggtaaatctctcagaaatgaccgaacgctgtcagctagcagcccctcacacagaacctgttttggctgatatgtgtactgtattacatctttattatatttttacttatatcattaaataaagttgttattataataaaaaatgcattacatttaaattgttatttttaaataatactgccagctgatagggctctctgtatgtttacagtattaagttaggtgagttgtttttttcttgagaaaaattaatgcctaccttgtgtagcctagctaatatttatccaaatgagtcaatattaaatcaaatcacaataataattaaataataataattgaataaaaataataaaaaagtgtagcttaccagaaattgtagcctaccatgtaaacattgtaacatgtcactaaacctaataaaattcagcttagttactaaaatgttttgacaatcacaatacacttaatgtgatgcaataaattttttttttttttttttttttttttttacattttttacgacctaccgaccattttttatttttttggctgttacggcaaaccaaaatatttttaaggatggccttagccacgaccagttgtagcaataaaatacatgttcttataggtattcaagattattttattaatcatctggCATGCAATGAGCCATCTCGGTTATGTGTTTCATCCACTTTTGACGCACATCTTGGTCCTCCGCTCGACCAGGAACTCTGTGCAATCCGTATGGCCGTAAACATGGGCAGTCAATGTACAACAAAGCTTCGTGGATTACACAAACGGTTTTATTCCAGCCTGtagttttgtgctgttgttaaaacaaccaaccacactacacgctctgcccggcatcactggacagcataggtactaaaaaaactatatagctaACATCTGCTACAGCCTATGGGACCTGCTACTTCCTTAGCAgcaaggcacgcagtaatggcggcgctgCTTTACTTCCGTGTTTCGCTGGTCGCTAACCCGTCGATCGCGATGTTCCAGTAGCTcgcgaaaataacagaaatgcagtacaaaaatacattacatttctccagtctttgtactgtatttttgtatttatttttatgttattttctggagctactgggacagacagataaaggCAAATAGCCCACATTATGTCTGAGTCTGTAAACGGCCGTAAACAAGAGGCCAGAGACGCTGAAAgactgaattagagagctctataattgtaattgttactagtaagaattcaattacagagctctataattaaaaatgaatggaagtcaatggagacatatgactagtaataaatgaattgtagagctctctaattggaattgttactagtaaaaattgaattatagagctctataatcataattgttactagtaaaaattgaattatagagctctataatcataattgttactagtaaaaattgaattatagagctctataattgtaattgttactagtaagaattcaattagagagctctacaattataATAGTTTccagtaaaaattgaattatagagctctgtaattgtaattgttactagtacaaattaaattatagagctctttaatttaattgttactagtaaaaatataattacgacgagtaacgctggaacgtttttatgctgaaacgGCCTTCCATACATGGCTGCATTATTATCACACATCCACATttattttgtctgtttttctATGAAGAATTCttatttaatttcttatttGGAGTCTTTTTGACCCCAAAtgacattttctgaaaaaaaaaaaaaaaaagttccctTGATCCAAATGGCATGAGATGTCGTAGGTCGTAATGCTGTCAACGCTTTCTAggtctacaaaaaaaaaaaaaaaaaactggaatgATATCTGGtcttatgtataaaaaaaaaaaaaaagatgaagaaAATAGTCACATTTAGGCTGCTTAGAAAATGGATAAAATTCATCCTCAAATTCAGAAACAACGCAGAACACACATAGATAATAATGAAGTggcaacattttaaaacatccaCAATGCAAAATGATCAtgttctctctcactcacacacactgaggAATAAATTAGTGAGACTGTAAAATTGctatattataatttatcaaATAAAATCAGCCAAAATGCACAATCAACACAAAAAGTATTGACACCACAACACATCCAAGATGGAGAATAATatgcacagagagagaaagagagagagagagatgaaagaATGAGATGATACAATTTAGCACAAACCTAAGTACAAAACTGACTTCAgtacaaaaatgctaaacttggacaaaaagttatttttattgttgtgatttcataatatgtAGATATGACTAAAGTCCAATAAATCttaaaagatgtctttcagttagTCAAACAGCATATCAATTAGCAATAGCAAAAAGTGGatctctgcagccatctactagTTAAATTGATCTGAACTGTATTTTCCAACAGACTGCAAATAtcaacaataaacaataaaccaTGGCAAATTGTCCATGTTATctccatgaatgaaagttagaaatgtgggtcttttttaaaagtgaattttacataaattgttatataaaaaaataaaatttattttgaaaaaaaaaaaaaaaactatttaaaaatatttattaatgtatttatataaatttaaaacatgcCATAAATTCCcccaaaactgcacaaatgtagagtaaaaacataataaaataagtaaaattacatttgttcaaaacaaaaacattatttttgtcacaaaatcatattttattgtCTGGGGTCTCTGGACAGCCCAAACGAATAGCTTACATGGGTTAATGTAGCGACGAGAGGCACAAACTCGAGCCATATATAACAGCAGCAGTAGTTCTGCATTTCCTTTGACTTCCTGTCACAGAGTTTCCATTTGGATCATTTGTGACTCCTTCCTCTTTTAATGGTTCTTATGACAAGAAGACTCACTGAGCTCTATTATGACACTCAAGTAGCTTCTATACTCTTACAGAACTCGCATTATATCAAAAATCATTATAGTAATTAGATTGGTAACAAAAGAAGCATCATTTTGTGAACTACCAACATCACCAGTCATGGCTCACATTTCTTATATGTATGAAATTGGAACTTGATGTCCTGTATCTGTAAATGATATCACTTTTATCCAGTTTACAGCTTCTGCTGTGAGACTAAGAAGGCATCACTATGAGTAAATCAAAAGAGAGCAGTACCTCATCTTTCTCTCTGGAGACGGATGACCAGACAGAGGAGGAGAGGTCAAAGGCCAAACAAATGAAGAAAGGAGCCACAAAAGACAAGAGGCCCATGGATTCTAACTATCTGGATGACATAGAGGAACCCTCAAGAGCAATTAAATTTAACCTACACTTTGACAGGTAAGTGGAGCTCATTATATTAAACTACATTGGACTGTACGACAAATATAATATGAGAAATTGTAACTTTAACAGATGCATTCTGCATACAGGGGGATCAGAAAAGTAAAAGAGGAGCCAGATCAGCAGGACAGCAGTGAGAGGTTTACCATCAAGAGGCTGTTTGAGGCCGTGTCCAGTGGCGAGGTGTCAAAACTGCAGGGTTTACATCAGTACCTGCACAAAAACATGAAACGCCTCACCGACTCTCAATGTAATTGTTTTCAAGAAAAAATacactactgttgaaaagtttggggtcggtaagatttttgaaagaagtgtcttatgttcaccaaggctgcatttattattaGCCAATATtaaatagttcatccaaaaaatgaatgaaattaaaatgaaattatcccatgatttactcaccctcaagccatcctatgtgtatatgactatcttctttcagatgaacatatttggagatatatttaaaaatttccttagtcctccaaggtttataatggttttgAATGGTTGGGGTtttaaaacaatcaaacaaaaaaagtgcatccatccataatcaaagtaatccatacggctccagagggttaataaggGCCTTTTAAagggatgcatttttgtaagaaatatatccatatttaaaactttataaattcaaataactagcttctggcggATGACCGGAcggcttgagggtaagtaaatcatgggataattttcattcagtagaacacaaatgatgatttttaactccaaccgttgcagtctgtcagtcctataatgcatgtcaatgggaacttcgtctataagataaaaaaaaaaaacaacacgacagacaaatccaaattaaaccctgtggctcgtgacgacacattgatgtcctaagacacgaaacgatcggttttacctctaatacgccactatgtccaactgcgttcagcattcgcttagtgaggtctgatcgcgctctgacaacggcggTGATGTCTTGCgcgtatacttcaatgagagcgagacatcactgccgttgtcagagtgcgatcagacctcactaagcgattgctgaacgcagttggacatagtggtgtttcagaggtaaaaaatgatataaatactgttcgttttcttgcacaaaccgatcgtttcgtgtcttaggacatcaatgtgccgtcacgagccgcagggtttaatttggatt
This DNA window, taken from Megalobrama amblycephala isolate DHTTF-2021 linkage group LG4, ASM1881202v1, whole genome shotgun sequence, encodes the following:
- the LOC125267049 gene encoding sedoheptulokinase-like, producing MSTSAQLTFGMPAEFSPPSSPDALSPVAYFPYLHGSYLAVAASLNGGNVMATFVRMLDSWIKEFGLEVNESRIYSQLIQSALAQPNTDLTVTSTLLGERHDPTTSASVSQISPSNLSLGHVTRAVCRGIIENMATMMPPHSLQAAGVRCIIGSGSVLSCNPVLQQEVERVFPFPVVYGKDVDSAVGVAMVFKDQLMMFVSETPDLL